The following are from one region of the Oryzias melastigma strain HK-1 linkage group LG22, ASM292280v2, whole genome shotgun sequence genome:
- the stard9 gene encoding stAR-related lipid transfer protein 9 isoform X3, giving the protein MANVKVAVRVRPLNSKESLDGGRLAVQVDDKFVKIRNLKLDGRTEGAVDSREKLLEFCFDYCYWSVDPAEPQYASQEEVFQDLGVSVLSGASEGYNVCLFAYGQTGSGKTYTMMGTPDSTGLTPRICQGLFHGEEAFLDSQNSSRVEISFLEIYNERVRDLLRGGEQKNRPSLRVREHPEKGPYVQDLSQHVVSDCKQAMELLEEGIANRITAATHNHDASSRSHAIFTIQYTQAILENNLPSETVSKINLVDLAGSERADPNYSRDRLTEGSNINKSLVTLGIVISALAQNSQMSSSCQSINSVASEGDGSMVGSHSSSLSGGGGGGRRHCFIPYRDSVLTWLLKDSLGGNSKTIMVATVSPSVNCYNETLSTLRYAAHARNIVNKPRVNEDPNVRLIRELREEIDRLKSMLLSFEMQRNLSPSLSDERDGSLSEIVLQNELKVEQLTKDWSESWRDKKELLEQYSVDINRDRAGFLISSLQPHLVALGGDVLSTRVVFYHLKEGVTYIGHQDQIEEPQLVLQGGASCEIENHGGVVTLRPLAGCVCQLNDREVTEPCRLAQGSVITLGGVHKFRFNHPAEAAVLRERRRVSEGVWPLNQDDRELEPEQQEVAGLTLTEEAAVRRRVEEQKRFVESLREDIQAEQRWAERELERDQAHLRQQHSEIQQWIVEEKHRLSTAGKITTQESGVQADLLPAPLLEKLRTHVFTDQEAEENRPLVTRARKRAVQDELLKHHALCRAQSRIHRKRLQYQLKKIANKQHLLKAKRELQQLERKLPPGPDLESPSKLGEESLSSRRHSFSADLLSRLYPQNTPIFRHFLKRNKSSEQTSNWCPAPDSISSRKWISDECLPRERTQSCSGSFSSGRRRPCSSENVRQAPKDEPQCPRKPLLPNQDLFLKTRLRQNPAVGPAALQVNKENEQRSSTPRPGSETSCLVNLKSSDHVGNIRLGSVRRPFCPSVGENTALSAAFKRFPTCIKGGQIPKPLGRFTNKLHGRQRSLKEAKASLKAAVSCDELDQESLCESIRRWHSTGALTNQTSGCKQEDRESDCESLFSLDSLSSAHAAALAEQLRQEDSNLSETESEMSTDSLTVETRGKRATNCDRTVVPTYFLVEDSVLSSRITEREEFWMQQLLPSQKRQTITGKNPQRPFKADFRGKDVVHKLTEDFRNMQPISTSSSEAGNLRTAPDLFMGAAEISQTEVIPSGSSASHMKISEVGSRRHSSSSISTNVTVQKQAASDPQTFRKKDEFCLKQKSETDLNLKVPGAPERSSSASPCVVDFSSSSENHSEETDRSLETSDFQGEMLSDAEHEPFPLEETKTTEPPVTQGMEVVKPACKNSRKRNKEQQDAFKGSRKIQKRSNSGELVTFSNTGGVSLKNKRHDDRNDSCDAMRGRSDTHGSLHNMDPVEEGAKDLDSVPVSDSMIESKDCVFGDELKHRISVGATQGEFGTANEAKGKSQMNIRKHQDILKHQCKSDSIYSAIDLRISEIVKDHRSRILSHDFPHHELELPGNKQKPGEDVKQKIRNADVTAEASRTMTENNFQSIEIQKACKLLSLSTENDSFLPKKCQDFPENAHSHKPKITPPFIGVLGPGPNADFLLQLSTPNSSPQLHQKPPSSHINTNSTVPEDTVTSMCAGTDSQTVYVKTSPEEKLSADVELHQLQAKRCLCSGNSATDRGSCESCVAKYQNQSDKHGENKTLLLPNISVREVKPPQEDKSTGESSFRAAGSKEDKRNSKIKWFKKKKSCPKVCSSSDSSLKSTDEEDEKSSKGLHSQPECKWINVDTKHQSISGENCPPASSIKSKELGGRGRCCKNEVQFSVSPPRALTNVGKNVPNLLRVRESQDSPIHFASSDINPFMHQRQNCSANHHCCKNPAFGSAADLSCKSPLLNGSETRITRCCSVDNGLNGQESPFNSHLSTYATNKGLSSTLSSVEDYREKARSGFPGSAVNSSSGRGAPLDTSCQVDEIMFVYSSEPESKAIQTPGGRTCEHSTQTNVCDGSSSRRKDRHKRSSTDGPSFHKSKVKESPTWASMESMSAHLSKLIDSTSDLLGDVQGLRSGEARKSCSSRSNTSSFSEAPDGSTRDGSTQTEESRDCKAHERRGRFESHEINVTVKVIGSEVISASQDQNGQSKTGTGEKIQSMPDLRSSVSAAAQTGPIRSSSGNEGAGCLRHSRSASSGASKHRTSAAPESKKNTEEKRLLTNHLRVFSKKQTIYTDRASSPILTVVTRTASDLQGKQPKYRNLRAELPFPSDSYDSLQSKQDSLGFDESETVRYPSHKDLEECSSKFLPSLDPYIDYRKSHVTYRDSHRSSLKQGVNPTTSCMNSFQNPVSPTLSLQKQEASNITDMCFDPSPFIPSHADDTESLTPSECNTEALVNIEPTVLDRPRLPEDLPIHNKFTNWSGVRLPPKQATNDHRGSSDWVETVNVEARRRSNSRETEIMKLRQEREQVMAKVNLSMTSTPLTVELTEAKLHYGLGETDALLKMLSPRAKHDPTPQAPTKQQLYDRHRRSIEGLRQQREERLQTFRRARSLSPSKHQGSSPEAVSPAARPNPRTDSGRLSDPSKPEGQYPTDIELLLREYGRAREEARTEIARARERLKERTEMEKRRIQQRASSKEMKDDFRHRTRISSSTLCTGSSLSLSSGPTSGYHSGNAGQPQPCRTAAPPGQITGIEDEELMKTRPSVCGPQSVKTRRSWLSSQDLQPSVDDFEPLMTSSPSPPPINTQSSSHNLFTAYQDITCQLLSQALTEVRLASSGDLSNLVMGKAAGGWRYQGEERAVQAFYKPSFSPSVHSFLGAGDLDRTLDSLWSVICQMSKSQLYNPSVRSVWTRPLDDSTQLVYILTDPSACHLSQPRDFCCVSTESKQGGLCVLAMRSVFDESLPRPSVDAIRGEMMPSCWLLQPVRRNGKEATRVIYLLQLDLGSPSFPRRLLSSVARRQAAVIADLDVFLS; this is encoded by the exons ATGGCAAATGTCAAAGTTGCAGTTCGGGTTCGACCGCTCAACTCAAA GGAGAGCCTTGATGGTGGGAGGCTTGCAGTTCAGGTAGATGATAAGTTTGTGAAGATCCGAAACCTAAAG ttggatggacggacggaggGAGCGGTCGATTCCAGGGAGAaacttttggagttttgctttGACTACTGCTACTGGTCGGTGGACCCTGCTGAGCCTCAATACGCCTCGCAGGAGGAG GTGTTTCAGGACCTGGGAGTGTCCGTTCTCTCCGGAGCGTCAGAGGGCTACAATGTCTGCTTGTTTGCTTACGGCCAAACAGGATCAGGGAAGACTTACACAATGATGGGAACACCG GACTCCACAGGTTTAACTCCTCGTATTTGCCAG GGTCTTTTTCATGGTGAAGAGGCTTTTCTGGACTCACAAAACTCAAGCAGAGTGGAAATCAG CTTCCTGGAGATCTACAATGAGCGCGTGCGAGACCTGCTGAGAGGAGGCGAGCAGAAAAACAGACCCTCGCTGAGAGTCCGAGAGCATCCAGAAAAAGGACCTTACGTGCAAG ATCTGTCACAGCATGTGGTCTCTGACTGCAAGCAGGCCATGGAGCTTCTGGAGGAAGGCATCGCCAACCGGATCACGGCGGCCACTCACAACCACGATGCCAGCAGCCGATCCCATGCCATCTTTACCATCCAGTACACACAG GCAATTCTAGAAAACAACCTTCCTTCAGAGACCGTCAGCAAGATCAACCTGGTGGACTTAGCTGGAAG TGAGCGAGCAGATCCCAACTACAGcagagacagactgacagaggGCTCCAACATCAACAAGTCGCTCGTCACGCTGGGGATTGTCATTTCTGCGCTtg CCCAGAACTCCCAGATGTCAAGCAGCTGTCAGAGCATCAACAGTGTGGCCTCTGAGGGTGACGGCAGTATGGTGGGGAGCCACAGCAGCTCCctgtcaggaggaggaggaggtgggaggagGCACTGCTTCATTCCCTACAGGGACTCGGTCCTGACCTGGCTGTTGAAGGACAGTCTGGGTGGAAACTCCAAGACCATCATGGTTGCTA CGGTCTCACCTTCAGTGAACTGCTACAATGAGACCCTCAGCACGCTGCGATACGCCGCACATGCCAGGAACATTGTCAACAAGCCGCGGGTTAATGAG GATCCGAATGTTCGACTGATCAGGGAATTGAGGGAAGAAATCGACCGGCTGAAGAGCATGCTGCTCAGCTTTGAAATG CAGCGTAACCTCAGTCCGTCCCTGAGCGACGAGCGGGACGGGAGTCTTTCTGAAATCGTTCTCCAGAATGAACTGAAG GTGGAGCAGCTGACTAAAGACTGGTCGGAGAGCTGGAGAGACAAGAAGGAACTGCTGGAGCAGTACAGCGTGGACATCAACAGAGACCGCGCCGGCTTCCTCATCAGCTCCCTTCAGCCGCATCTGGTCGCTCTGGGTGGAGACGTTCTCAGCACCAGAGTCGTCTTTTATCACCTGAAG GAAGGAGTCACCTACATTGGACATCAGGACCAAATCGAAGAACCACAACTAG TCCTGCAGGGCGGTGCCAGCTGTGAGATTGAAAACCACGGGGGTGTGGTCACGCTCAGACCGCTGGCGGGCTGCGTCTGTCAGCTCAACGACAGAGAGGTCACCGAGCCCTGCAGACTGGCTCAAG GGTCCGTCATTACCTTGGGAGGGGTGCATAAGTTCCGCTTCAACCACCCGGCAGAGGCGGCGGTCCTGAGGGAGCGCAGGCGG GTCAGTGAAGGCGTTTGGCCCCTCAACCAGGATGACAG AGAGTTGGAGCCTGAGCAGCAGGAGGTTGCCGGTTTGACTCTGACTGAGGAGGCGGCGGTGAGGCGGCGCGTGGAGGAGCAGAAACGCTTTGTGGAGAGTCTGAGGGAGGACATCCAGGCTGAGCAGAGATGGGCGGAAAGAGAGCTGGAGAGGGATCAGGCCCACCTCAGGCAGCAGCACAGCGAGA TTCAGCAGTGGATAGTTGAGGAGAAGCACCGTTTATCAACGGCAGGGAAGATAACCACCCAGGAGTCTGGAGTCCAGGCGGACCTCTTACCCGCTCCACTTCTGGAGAAACTCCGGACCCACGTGTTCACGGATCAGGAAGCCGAGGAAAACCGGCCGCTGGTGACCAGAGCCAGGAAGAGGGCCGTTCAGGATGAGCTGCTGAAACATCATGCCCTCTGCCGCGCCCAGAGCCGCATCCATCGGAAAAGGCTGCAGTATCAGCTGAAGAAAATAGCCAACAAGCAGCATCTGCTAAAAGCTAAGAGAGAGTTACAGCAGCTGGAGAGAAAGCTTCCTCCAGGACCGGATTTGGAATCCCCCTCAAAGCTCGGAGAAGAGTCGCTGTCTTCTCGAAGACACTCGTTTTCAGCCGATCTGTTGTCCCGCCTCTACCCGCAGAACACACCTATCTTCAG ACATTTCCTAAAGAGGAACAAGTCCTCAGAACAGACTTCAAATTGGTGTCCAGCTCCTGATTCCATCAGCAGTAGAAAGTGGATCTCAGACGAGTGTCTCCCCCGAGAGAGAACCCAGAGTTGTTCCGGATCTTTCTCGTCAGGCCGTCGCAGGCCCTGCTCTTCTGAGAACGTCCGACAAGCTCCCAAAGATGAGCCTCAGTGTCCAAGAAAACCTCTGCTGCCGAACCAAGACTTGTTCCTTAAGACCCGCCTCAGACAGAACCCAGCTGTTGGACCTGCTGCACTGCAAGTCAACAAGGAAAACGAGCAAAGATCCTCCACTCCCAGACCTGGTTCTGAGACTTCTTGTTTGGtgaatttaaaaagttctgACCATGTCGGGAACATCCGGCTGGGAAGCGTCAGGAGACCGTTCTGTCCATCTGTGGGGGAAAACACAGCTCTGTCTGCGGCTTTCAAAAGATTCCCCACATGTATAAAAGGAGGACAAATCCCGAAGCCTCTCGGGCGATTTACAAACAAGCTTCACGGGAGACAAAGAAGCCTTAAAGAGGCCAAAGCGAGTCTGAAAGCCGCTGTCTCGTGTGACGAGCTGGATCAGGAGTCTCTGTGTGAGAGCATCAGACGGTGGCACAGCACAGGAGCTCTGACGAACCAAACGAGTGGGTGCAAACAAGAGGACAGAGAGTCGGACTGCGAGAGTCTCTTCTCCCTCGACTCTCTGTCTTCCGCTCATGCCGCCGCGCTGGCCGAGCAGCTGAGGCAGGAGGATTCCAACCTGAGTGAAACAGAGAGTGAAATGTCCACAGATTCACTGACCGTAGAGACCAGAGGGAAACGAGCAACTAACTGTGACCGAACTGTGGTTCCTACTTACTTTTTGGTAGAAGATTCTGTGCTTTCATCCAGAATTACAGAAAGGGAGGAGTTCTGGATGCAGCAACTGCTTCCTTCTCAGAAAAGACAAACTATTACAGGAAAAAATCCTCAGAGACCATTCAAAGCAGATTTCAGAGGCAAAGATGTTGTGCACAAACTGACTGAAGACTTTAGGAACATGCAGCCCATTTCAACCAGCAGCTCAGAGGCTGGAAACTTACGAACAGCTCCAGATTTATTCATGGGAGCAGCTGAGATTTCCCAAACGGAAGTGATTCCTTCAGGCAGCAGTGCAAGTCACATGAAGATCTCTGAGGTTGGAAGTAGACGACACAGTTCTTCATCCATCAGCACAAACGTAACAGTGCAAAAACAAGCTGCATCAGACCCTCAGACTTTTAggaaaaaagatgagttttgtttgaaacaaaagtCAGAAACAGATCTGAATCTGAAGGTTCCAGGAGCTCCTGAAAGGTCCTCCTCTGCTTCTCCCTGTGTGGTGGATTTCTCCTCAAGTTCAGAAAACCACAGCGAAGAAACCGATAGGAGCCTAGAAACATCCGATTTTCAAGGAGAAATGTTGTCAGACGCTGAACATGAGCCATTTCCCCTGGAAGAAACCAAAACCACCGAGCCGCCGGTCACACAGGGGATGGAAGTTGTTAAACCGGCTTGTAAAAATTCCAGGAAAAGGAACAAAGAGCAGCAAGATGCCTTCAAGGGCAGCCGGAAAATTCAAAAAAGGAGCAACAGCGGCGAGCTGGTCACTTTCTCTAACACTGGAGGCGTCAGCCTGAAAAATAAACGCCATGATGACAGAAATGACAGCTGTGACGCCATGCGGGGGCGGTCGGACACCCATGGATCTCTGCACAACATGGATCCAGTAGAAGAAGGAGCCAAGGATTTAGATTCGGTTCCAGTTTCTGATTCCATGATTGAATCAAAGGATTGTGTCTTTGGAGATGAGCTTAAACACAGAATTTCAGTGGGTGCAACCCAAGGAGAATTTGGAACGGCAAatgaagcaaaaggaaaaagtcaaatgaaCATCAGGAAACATCAGGACATTTTAAAGCATCAGTGCAAGTCAGACTCTATTTATAGCGCTATTGATCTGAGGATTTCTGAAATAGTGAAGGATCACAGGAGCCGGATTCTGAGTCATGATTTTCCACACCATGAGCTGGAATTACcaggaaataaacagaaaccCGGTGAAGACGTAAAGCAAAAGATCAGAAATGCAGATGTTACAGCTGAGGCATCAAGGACGATGACAGAAAACAATTTTCAGTCGATTGAGATCCAGAAAGCTTGTAAGTTGCTCAGTTTGAGCACAGAAAATGATtcttttttacctaaaaaatgtCAAGATTTTCCAGAAAATGCTCATTCTCACAAGCCAAAAATCACGCCTCCCTTCATCGGGGTCCTAGGTCCTGGTCCTAACGCCGACTTCCTCCTACAGCTCTCAACTCCAAACTCGAGTCCACAACTTCACCAAAAACCTCCATCAAGTCACATAAACACCAACTCCACTGTTCCTGAGGATACAGTTACATCCATGTGTGCTGGAACCGACTCTCAAACGGTTTATGTAAAAACATCTCCAGAAGAGAAGTTATCAGCTGATGTGGAATTACATCAACTCCAAGCGAAGAGATGTCTCTGCAGTGGAAACAGTGCCACGGACCGAGGTTCCTGTGAGTCGTGTGTGGCCAAATATCAGAACCAGTCAGATAAACACGGAGAAAACAAAACGCTTCTGCTTCCAAACATTTCTGTTAGAGAAGTCAAACCTCCACAGGAAGATAAATCCACAGGGGAAAGTAGTTTTAGAGCTGCAGGATCCAAAGAAGACAAGAGAAACTCTAAAATAAAgtggtttaaaaagaaaaagtcttgcCCGAAGGTTTGTTCTTCCTCTGATTCCTCTTTGAAGTCCACAGATGAGGAGGATGAGAAAAGCTCTAAAGGCCTTCATAGTCAACCGGAGTGTAAATGGATTAATGTGGACACAAAGCATCAAAGTATCAGTGGAGAAAACTGCCCTCCAGCGTCATCAATCAAATCTAAAGAGCTCGGCGGAAGAGGAAGGTGCTGTAAAAATGAAGTTCAGTTCTCCGTTTCTCCTCCAAGAGCATTGACAAATGTGGGGAAAAATGTTCCAAACCTGCTCAGAGTGAGGGAGTCTCAGGATTCTCCCATCCACTTCGCCTCCAGTGACATCAACCCCTTCATGCACCAGCGGCAAAACTGCAGCGCCAACCACCATTGCTGCAAAAACCCAGCATTCGGAAGCGCTGCCGATCTCTCCTGTAAGTCTCCTCTCCTTAACGGCTCAGAAACACGGATAACGAGGTGCTGCAGTGTGGATAACGGCTTAAATGGGCAGGAATCTCCTTTTAATTCCCACCTGAGCACCTACGCCACCAACAAAGGGCTCTCCAGCACTCTGAGCAGCGTGGAGGATTACAGAGAGAAGGCTCGCTCGGGGTTTCCCGGGTCTGCTGTAAACAGCTCCTCAGGCCGCGGCGCTCCTCTCGACACCTCCTGTCAGGTGGACGAAATCATGTTCGTTTATTCATCCGAGCCCGAGTCCAAGGCCATTCAAACGCCGGGGGGCCGCACGTGTGAGCACAGCACGCAAACTAACGTCTGTGAcggaagcagcagcaggagaaaaGATCGCCACAAAAGGAGCAGCACTGATGGTCCGTCGTTCCACAAAAGCAAAGTTAAAGAATCGCCCACGTGGGCCAGCATGGAAAGCATGTCGGCACACCTTTCGAAGCTGATCGACAGCACCTCTGACCTGCTGGGAGACGTTCAGGGACTGAGGTCAGGCGAAGCCAGGAAATCCTGCTCGAGTCGGAGCAACACTTCGTCCTTCAGCGAAGCTCCTGATGGCTCCACGAGAGACGGGTCCACTCAGACGGAGGAATCTCGAGATTGTAAAGCTCACGAACGCAGAGGAAGGTTCGAATCTCACGAAATCAATGTGACCGTTAAAGTCATCGGTTCTGAAGTGATCAGCGCTTCTCAGGACCAGAACGGACAATCCAAAACTGGTACAGGCGAGAAGATTCAAAGCATGCCTGACCTGAGATCTAGCGTCTCTGCAGCCGCTCAGACGGGCCCCATCAGATCCTCCTCTGGGAATGAGGGAGCAGGTTGTCTCAGGCATTCTAGGTCTGCTTCATCTGgggcttcaaagcacagaacaTCTGCAGCTCCGGAAAGCAAGAAGAACACAGAAGAAAAACGTTTGCTAACAAACCATCTGCGAGTGTTTTCAAAGAAACAGACGATCTACACAGACCGCGCGTCTTCTCCTATTCTCACCGTGGTGACGAGAACGGCCTCCGATCTTCAAGGGAAGCAGCCAAAATACAGGAACCTCAGAGCAGAGCTTCCCTTTCCCTCAGATTCTTATGACAGTCTGCAATCCAAACAAGACTCTCTGGGTTTTGATGAGTCAGAAACAGTGAGATACCCGAGTCACAAAGACTTGGAGGAATGTTCGTCAAAGTTTCTACCATCATTAGATCCTTATATAGATTATAGGAAAAGTCATGTGACTTATAGAGACTCACATCGATCAAGCTTGAAGCAGGGAGTCAACCCAACGACGTCCTGCATGAACAGTTTCCAGAATCCGGTTTCTCCCACTTTGAGTTTGCAAAAGCAGGAAGCTTCCAACATCACGGACATGTGTTTTGATCCCAGTCCTTTCATTCCGAGTCACGCCGACGACACGGAATCTCTGACGCCCAGTGAATGCAACACAGAAGCCCTCGTAAACATAGAACCCACCGTTCTGGACCGTCCGAGGCTTCCCGAGGACCTGCCCATCCACAACAAGTTCACCAACTGGTCTGGCGTGCGTCTCCCGCCAAAACAAGCGACCAATGACCACAGGGGGAGTTCGGATTGGGTGGAGACGGTTAACGTGGAGGCCAGGAGGCGGAGCAACAGCAGAGAAACGGAGATTATGAAGCTGAGGCAGGAGCGAGAGCAGGTGATGGCCAAGGTCAACCTCAGCATGacctccacccctctgactgtgGAGCTGACCGAGGCCAAGCTGCATTACGGGCTGGGAGAGACGGACgctctgctgaagatgctgtccCCGAGGGCCAAACATGATCCGACACCACAGGCTCCCACCAAGCAGCAGCTGTACGACAG GCATCGCCGGAGTATTGAGGGTTTGAGGCAGCAGAGGGAGGAACGCCTCCAGACGTTTCGCAGAGCTCGCAGTTTGAGTCCCAGCAAACATCAGGGCTCCTCTCCTGAAGCCGTTTCCCCGGCCGCCCGGCCAAATCCACGCACTGACAGCGGCAG GTTATCTGATCCTTCCAAGCCAGAGGGACAGTATCCAACAGACATCGAACTTCTGTTGCGGGAATATGGTCGAGCTCGAGAAGAAGCCAGGACGGAGATCGCAAGAGCTCGAGAACGGCTGAAGGAGAGGACGGAGATGGAGAAGAGGAGGATCCAGCAGAGAGCTTCTTCCAAGGAAATGAAG GACGACTTCAGGCATCGAACCAGAATCAGCAGCAGCACTTTGTGCACAGGATCCAGTCTGAGTCTGTCGTCTGGACCAACGTCGGGGTACCACAGCGGCAACGCCGGGCAGCCGCAACCCTGCAGGACGGCAGCGCCACCAGGACAG atCACAGGGATTGAGGATGAAGAGCTGATGAAGACTCGGCCTTCGGTTTGCGGCCCTCAGAGTGTGAAGACGCGGCGATCCTGGCTGTCATCTCAGG ATCTTCAGCCGTCTGTCGACGACTTTGAACCTCTCATGACATCGTCTCCCTCACCGCCACCCATCAACACtcaaagctcctcccacaaccTTTTCACAGCCTATCAGGACATCACCTGTCAGCTGCTGAGTCAGGCTCTCACTGAG GTCCGACTAGCTTCTTCAGGGGATTTAAGTAACCTGGTGATGGGCAAAGCAGCAGGAGGTTGGAG